In one Acetobacter sp. genomic region, the following are encoded:
- a CDS encoding type II toxin-antitoxin system RatA family toxin gives MPTHSERRVLNYTPEQIFDLVADVGSYPKFLPWCANVRVVSSTSSELLADLTVGFGPFRETFRSRVTLDRPKTIRVTYEKGPFKYLNNVWTFTPDANGCLVDFFVDFEFRSRLLQAAIGVVFNEAVRLMVSAFIKRAREIYGPPAFGRATPAAGSGA, from the coding sequence ATGCCAACCCATTCAGAACGCCGGGTCCTGAATTATACGCCTGAGCAGATTTTTGACCTTGTCGCGGATGTTGGCAGCTATCCGAAGTTTCTGCCCTGGTGCGCGAATGTCCGGGTCGTGTCGTCAACGTCCAGTGAACTGCTGGCCGATCTGACAGTGGGGTTCGGTCCTTTTCGGGAAACCTTTCGCTCCCGCGTGACGCTTGACCGACCGAAAACCATTCGTGTCACCTATGAAAAAGGTCCGTTCAAGTATCTGAACAATGTCTGGACCTTCACGCCGGACGCCAATGGCTGTCTGGTCGATTTCTTTGTCGATTTCGAGTTCCGCTCACGGCTTCTTCAGGCGGCGATCGGGGTCGTGTTCAACGAGGCCGTTCGTCTGATGGTTTCGGCCTTTATCAAGCGTGCGCGGGAGATTTATGGTCCGCCTGCTTTCGGAAGGGCGACGCCCGCGGCGGGCTCGGGTGCGTGA